CAAATTTGCCAGCAGCAATAACCAGAATAGCCACTTCATCGTTACTCCATTTTTATTTTATTTTTAAATCTGAAAATATAGTTGCCAGAGAGACAGGCAATTTATTAGAAGCTAAAAGATTAACGCGTTCAAGATAGATTTTCCTGCGCAATAATTTGCAAGCCACGCAATACTAAGTTATCCACCCGCACCGACGGCAGCTTGAGATGCAACTGTACCTTAGCCGCTGCGCCACCGCTTAACAGGCAGCGCACATCCCCACGTATTGTCAACGCCTCAAACTGCAAACGGATAGCGCCAATGGTCGCCTGCATTGAGCCACTGAATATGGCATCGGCGGTATTGCGCGGAAATTCGCGCCAGACACCCTCGGCCTGTACTAATTGGGCAGCACCTGCGGCCAGGCTGCTTTGCATCATGTCCACACCCGGCAGGATTAATCCGCCCAAGAATTCGCCCTCGGCAGACAGCGCATCCACAGTCGTTGCTGTACCGCAATTTACCACCAGACAGGATGCGCGCTCTTGATGCCAAGCTGCAATTAGCGCCGCCCAACGGTCGCTGCCAAGCTGCGCAGGGTGTTCATATAAATTACGCACCCCACATTGCCTTACTTGGGCCACGATGAATTCGATGGGACAAGGCCAAGCGGCACAGACTGCGGATAGCAGTTGCGCCATCTTCTCGCCAGCAACATTGGATACGAGGATTCTGTCCGGTGGCGGCAACTCCAAGAATGCCATGCTCAATGCGGTCGCATGCGTATTTTCAAGCACATTTTGCTGCAACCCCATGCCGCCTTCTACCATGGCCCACTTAATGCGACTATTGCCAGCATCAATCAGTAACATTTTCATGATGCACGCAAACCAATCTCTCCCGCATTAAAGACTTGCATTCCGCCCACCGTTTCCAGAATAAGCGCACCATTCTCGGTTACGCCTCGTGCGATGCCCATTTCAGTTCTGCCATCCGGCAACAGTAATCGTACCGTCTGGTTGTGCAAAGCGTGATGGCTTTCCCATTCCGCACGCAGTGCCGCAAAACTATTACTGGCAAATTCATAAAGTACTGCCTGCAATTCCCGTAAAATTACCGCGAATAAGTAGTTGCGTTCCGGCACATTAATTCCCGGTATGCCCGCTACCATGCCTTGCAGGCTCGAAACCGGTTGATCAATCTGCGGCAACAATTGTTCAGGCATGGACAGGTTGAGGCCAATGCCAATCACTACAGCGCTTGGCCCCAACATATCACCCTGTGCCTCCAGCAGAATACCGGCTAATTTACCCTCGTTACTACCCAGCACGTCATTCGGCCATTTCAGCCGTGCGCTTGTCATGCCAAGCGCGTGCAACGCACGGATCAACGCCACTCCGACGGCCAAGCTCAAGCCAGACAGCGCCGATAAATCAAGTTCAAAACGCCACAACAACGAGAACGTGAGCGCATTGCCCAAGCCGGAATGCCATGACCGCCCCAATCGCCCCCGTCCGCCGCTTTGCAGTTCCACCGCCAGCACATTGCCGCTGGGTGCGCCCTGCGCTGCGCGCTGCAACAACAGAGTATTGCTGGAGGGCAGGCTATCAAAAATTTCTATCTGGAATTGTCCCGCCTGCTCACCTAAATGGCGGGCAATAAGCGCAGCATCGAGCCATTGCGGCGGATTGCTCAGGCAATAACCACGACCAGGTACGCTGTATAAAGCCAAGCCATAATCTGCTACCCCATGCAAAGCATTGCTCACACTGGCACGCGATATGTCCAATCGCTGCGCCAGCATTTCCCCGGAATGGAATTTCCCGTCCACCAACTGGCGCAACAGGGCGAAAGTAAGCGGTTTCATCGTGGTGCATGGGTGGGGGGCGCCCATGCTGACAGCTTTCATTGTGGCAAGCTTTCTGCTGTTTTTTCGTGCTTATTTATAAAAGCCAGGATTTCTTGCTTCTGTTTCAGTGCATCCTGATACCCCAGCTCGATCATCGCCCGACAAAAATTCTTTTCAAACAATAAGTAACTCATCAGATTTGCCCCGCTACGGCGCATCGCGCCTATCCCGCGCAACAGAAAACGGATAGTCCATGGCAAGTGCATGGCATAACGCTGAGCAATTTGCTCAATAGCCTGGCTAGGCTTAATCACCAGAACATCGACATGACGCCAATTTATTTGCTGCTGAACATCTTCCGACAACATTCCAATGGAATGATTGATGCGCTGCACCCGCTCCAGATCCACCTCCAAACTATCCAGGAAAATGCTATCCATAACATGGCCGCCAATCTGCGCTAGCGAAGGATAATCACATTGATTGCTGCGATCAGGTTGTTCCTCCTCGCTATGGCCTAAGCCGATGACTAGCACGCGAGTCGCACCCAGATGTAGCGCAGAGCTGATCGGTGCGATCTGGCGCATCGAGCCATCGCCAAAATATTCACGATTGATGAGTACCGCTGGAAAGATAAACGGAATGGCTGAAGAAGCCAATAAATGTTTGGGTTCGATCTTGGTTGGAATACCTAGACGATGCGCTCGATTCCAGGGCAGAATGTCCTCCACTCCCTGGTAAAAAGTCACGGAGCACCCCGAACCATAGCCCGAGGCAGTAATACTCAGTGCGTCAAGATGGCCTGCATCAATATTCTCCTGGATTTTTTCATACGGCAGCGTTGCTTCCAGCATCGTTACCATCGGCGCATTATCAAGCAGCGACACATGGTTCAACTTATTGATACCCATACTGCTCAAGATCAGCCCTGCAAACCAGCGCGAACTATTCTTTAAAACACTTATCGGATCGGTTCGATAAACATGATCAACGTGGGAATTTTTCCAGATATTAAGGAGGTATTTCACGCTTTTGCGAAAGGACAGGGCATTTACTGCAAGCGTAACCGCATTAAGCGAACCTGAGGAGGTTCCGCAGATAATAGGGAAGGGATTATGTGCATGACGCGGCAGAAACTCGGCGATGGCCTTCAGCACGCCCACTTGATAGGCAACGCGCGCGCCCCCTCCCGTCAGAATCAAGCCAAGCTTATCTGGCGCACTCATCTGACCGTCCCCATCAAGCGTTTACAAATCGCCGGGTCCAACCTCAGCATGCACAGTTTCCAGCGCATCTTTCAGTGTTTCCTCGGACAGATCATTTACACACTTGGATAACATCGCCGCCGCTTCTGCCGCCTCCGGCGGCAGGTTGCGACCATCGGTATTGGCCACCAGTACAGCGGCAGCTCCCACCACTTTCAGTAAGCCGGTACGCTCATTCATCAGAATTTCCAACTCTTCGCGCAGCATGGCTGCTTCCTGTGTATTTAATTTGTCCGACATATAACCTCCTTACAATGAGTTTCAACCCCCGTTACCGCCAGCGCACTCATATTTACGATACTACGCACTGTGGCATTGGGAGTCAGGATATGAATGGACCTCGCCGCACCAAGCAAAATCGGTCCTATGGTGATACCGTCGCCCGCAAGCATTTTTAGAAGACCAAAAGAAATATTCGCCGCGTCCAGATTCGGCATGATGAGCAAATTTGCCACTCCTTTCAAGCGTGAGTTGGGAAAAATCTGCATCCGCAGCTTTTCCGAAATGGCAGCTTCGCCGTGCATCTCACCCTCTACTTCCAGCTCCGGTGCCATTTGCTCCAGCAATTCGCGCGCCCGACTCATCTTGTGCGCGGACACGTCATCAAAACTACCGAAACTGGAATGTGACAGCAGTGCAACTTTGGGAACGATACCGAAACTGCGTACCTCATCTGCCGCCAGTAGCGTCATTTCCGCCACTTGTTCAGCGCTGGGGTCGAGATTGATCTGCGTGTCGCAGATGAACAATGTATGGTTGGGTAACAGTAAAATATTCATCGCGGCGAACACGCTGACACCCGGCCGCAGGCCGATCACATTGCTGACATGACACAGGTGGTTACGGGATTGAGATAAGGTTCCGCACAGCATGGCATCTGCATCCCCCATGTGTATCAGCATGGTACCTATCAACGTATTGTGACGACGTATCTCGCGCTTGGCGTCGTCAGGGGATACGCCTGTGCGTTGCATCAAACGATGATACTCCGTCCAATAGGCACGGAAGCGCGGGTCGTTTTCCGGATTTACCAGTTCGAAATGTTCTCCTGCGCAGATGCGAAGGCCGAGCTTTTGAATCCGCTGTTCCACTACTGACGGACGGCCAATAAGGATGGGTTTGGCCAAGCCTTCGTCCAGTACCATTTGTACCGCATGCAGTACGCGTTCATCCTCACCTTCAGCATAAACGAGGCGCTTTGGATTTTTTTTTGCCAAATCAAATACCGGCTTCATCAACAGCCCAGACTGATAAACAAAAAGCGAAAGATGCTCACGGTAGGCCGCCATATCGACCAATGGCCGTTGCGCTACTCCGCTATTCATGGCTGCTTGGGCAACTGCTGCAGCGATTTTTATAATCAGGCGTGGATCGAACGGCTTGGGAATCAGATATTCCGCACCAAATGTCAGGCTTTCCTCGCCATACACCGACGCTACCGCAGCGGACTGCTCGGCCTGTGCCAGTTCAGCGATGGCAAACACGGCGGCATGCTTCATTTCTTCATTAATGGTGGTGGCGCCAACATCCAACGCGCCACGGAAAATATAGGGGAAGCACAGTGCATTGTTGACTTGATTAGGATAGTCCGAACGTCCGGTGGCCAGAATGGCATCCGGCCGCACCGCCTTCGCCAGCTCTGGCCAAATTTCCGGCGTGGGGTTAGCCAGTGCGAAAACCAGAGGATTGGGGGCCATCTGTTCCACCATCTCCGGTTTGAGTACTCCGCCTGCAGATAAACCCAGAAACACATCGGCATCAGAGATCACTTCAGCCAAGGTACGCGCAGCAATGTCCACTGCATAACGAGTTTTGTGCTCATCCATCTCCTCGATGCGCCCCCGGAACACGACCCCCTTGATATCGGTGACGATAATGTTCTCTCTACGCACGCCTAAACTCACCAGCATATCCAGGCAGGCCAGAGCCGCAGCGCCCGCACCGGATGCCACCAGCTTGATTTGATCAATTTGCTTGCCGACTACTTTAAGTCCATTCAGCAAGGCTGCGCCGACGATGATGGCAGTGCCATGCTGGTCGTCGTGGAACACCGGGATTTTCATGCGTTCGCGCAAGCGTCGCTCAATGTAGAAACATTCCGGTGCCTTGATATCTTCCAGATTAATGCCACCGAAGGTCGGCTCCAGCGCGACAATGATGTCCACCAGCTTGTCTGGGTCGCGCTCGTTAATCTCCAGGTCAAACACATCGATACCGGCGAATTTCTTGAACAGCATGCCCTTACCTTCCATCACCGGCTTGGCTGCCAGCGGGCCGATTGCGCCCAGTCCCAGCACCGCTGTGCCGTTGGTAATCACCGCCACCAGATTACCGCGCGCGGTAAGATTGTGCGCCTCATTAACATCCGCCACGATGGCTTCACATGCCGCTGCCACACCGGGCGAATAGGCCAGCGCCAAGTCACGCTGGGTTAACAGGGGCTTGCTCGGCACAACGGAAATTTTGCCCGGTTTGGGCAGGCGATGATATTGCAGTGCGGCTGCCCGCAATGTCTCATCAAGAGTGTTATCAGTAACCATAATGGGGCGGATTATACCTGACAGCCTATCCTGCCCGGATTCCCTTTGGCAGGGCAGAAACTAAAGAGCAAAAAATTTGGCAGAGCTACATCTGCTCCCACAATTTTTCCAGTCGCTTCACCGACACAATCACGGGCGTCTTCAATTCCTGCGCAAACAACGACACGCGCAATTCCTGCAATAGCCAACCAAACTCTTCTATCCGCAAATCAATACTGCCTTGCTGCGCAATTACTTTGCGTTGCCAAGTCTGCTGCAAGGATTGCATTTGCGTGTATTGACGCGCATCCCGTGCCGCATCGACGCGCAGTTTTTCCAGCCGCACATTGATCGCTTTTAGATAGCGCGGCAGGTGCTGTAAACGCTCGTAAGGAATACGTGCGATAAACTCTTTCTGCAACAGCCATTCGTACTGCGCACGCATATCCTGGACGGTTTGCCCGTTTGATTTGGCAGCTTGTATTTTTTTGTGTACGAGTTGATATTCGGTCAGAATTGTGCCGATCAGCCGCGTGATTTCTTGTGCCACCAACGTCAAACGGCTCTTGGCTTCCTTGCAACGCGCAGTGAATTCGGTTTCATTTGTTGGCCAGGGCTCATTCATACAACAACGATCAAAGGTGACCGCCAAAATCTGGCGGCGCAAATCCTGGATGCTGCCGAAGGACAAAAACTGCATTGCCATTGCTTGCAAGCCAAGATTTTTTTCCAGAAATTTAACCTGATCCTTGAGCGCCAGCATAAATAAGCGCCGTAACCCGGCACGATGGGCGCTCAGCGCTTCATCGCGAGTATCGAATGTTCGTAAAGATACCGCATCGTCTTCATCCACTAGTGCGTTGAATAGCGTCACAACTTGTCCGGCGCGCTGTATTTCTGAAGTTTCCTTAAAGTCACCCATACTCCAATCGGTAAAGCGCACCCGCTTTTGTTCTGCGGCTGCACCCTTTGCAGCAGACGGCGCAAGCTTGGGTGCAAGCTCGGCACGCAACTGAATGAAATTGCGCGAAACTCCCAACTGTCTGCCATGCTCGTCTACTACATAAAAATTCATGAGCAGGTGAGCCGGCAATTGCTCTAACCGAAATGCATCCAGTAGTACTTCCAATTGCTTCTGTTCGCGAATATAGCGTGCCAATGCCTGCAGCAATGGCGTATCCGAGGGCGGCACCTCTCGACAAAACAAGGCCGCGAACTCCGGCACCGGCACCATATGGCGGCGCAGCTTCTGCGGCAAAGTTTTGATCAATTGCGTCACTTTTTCTGTCAACAGGCCGGGCACCAAATACTCGCAACGCGGAGCGGAAACCTGGTTAATCAGAGCCCGCGGCACGGTGAGATTCACACCATCGTCGCTCTTGCCCGGCACAAAATGATAAGCCAGTGCATAGTTAATATTGTTCATCACCAGTTGCGGTGGGAATTGATCGGTGGTGATGCCTGCTGCCTCGTGGCGCATCAGGTCGTCACGTTGGAGATATAGCAGGCGCGGACTGGCGCGTTCCGCCTCCTTGCGCCATGTCTCGAATGCCGCGCCATTGTAAATGTGCGGTGGGATGATGCTATCGTAAAAGGCAAAGATCAATTCGTCATCTACCAGCACATCCGGTCGGCGCGCCTTATGCTCCAAGGCCTCAATGTCCCGGATTAACTGCTGGTTGTGCGAGAAGAAGGGCGCTAGTGTATGAAATTCGCCCGCCACTAATGCCTGACGAATAAACACCGCGCGTGATTCCGCCACGTTCATTGGGCCGTAATGCACGCGCTTTTTCGGGTTGATAATCAGGCCATACAAGGTGCTGCGCTCGAATGCCACTACCTGTGCTGCCTTCTTCTCCCAGTGCGGATCAAAATAGTGGCGCTTGATCAAATGCGCACCCACTTCCTCCAGCCATTCCGGTTCGATGCGCGCCACACAACGAGCATACAATTTCGTCGTCTCGGTTAGTTCAGCTGCCACGACCCATTTTGGACTTTTTTTCGCAAGCACCGAATTCGGCACGATAAAAAATTTTATTTCGCGCGCGCCCTGATAATGCGCTTCGCGGTCCACGCTCTTGCAGCCGATATTACCCAGCAGACCCGTTAACAGAGCTTTGTGGATTTCCTCATAGCTGGCGGGAATTTCATTCAGCCGCATGCCCATCTCGGCAACCTGCGCGTGTAACAGCTGATACAGCTCATGCCATTCGCGCAGACGTAGAGGCGATAAGAATTTCTCGCGGCATTCATTTGCCCACAGACGCTTGGATTTTTTATGCTTCACTGCCTCTTGAAACCATGCCCACAAATTGACATAGGTCAGGAAATCCGAGCGCTCATCATTAAAACGCTGATGCGCGTCATCCGCCGCTTTGCGCCACTCCGACGGACGATCACGCGGATCCTGCAACGATAGTGCGCTGGCGATAATGAGAATTTCCTGCAAGCAGTGATACTGCCTTCCCGCCAGCAGCAAGCGAGCGATTTTTGGGTCAAGCGGCAGCTTTGCCAGCTCGCATCCCAACGGCGTCAGCTGCCGCTCTTCATTTATTGCATTCAATTGCGCCAGCAACTGGTAGCCATCGGCAATTGAACGCGATCCGGGCGGCTCGATGAAGGGGAATTGTTCGACTTCGCCCAGTCCCAGCGCACTCATACGCAAAATTACGGTTGCCAATGACACACGGAAAATTTCCGCATCGGAATATTCTGTGCGCGCCAGGAAATCCGGCTCGTCATACAAACGCACGCATATCCCGCTCATCACCCGCCCACAACGCCCGGCGCGCTGGTTGGCGGCGGCACGCGCGATTTTTTCCACGCGCAATTGTTCGACTTTTTGCCGTATGCTGTAACGATTGATGCGAGCCAGCCCGCCGTCGATCACATATCCGATATTCGGGACGGTTAAGGAAGTCTCTGCAACATTGGTGGCGAGCACGACACGGCGCGTGCCGGAAGTTTTGAATACGCGGTCCTGCTCAGCCGCCGACAAGCGCGAGAACAGCGGCAAGATTTCCACGCCAATGGGATGATGCTTGCGCAAAGCTTCCGCAGTGTCACGGATTTCGCGCTCGCCCGGCAGGAATACCAAAATGTCGCCGCGTAAGCCATCCACTGCCAGTTCGTCCAGCGCGACACATACCGCCTGTGGAATATCCTGCATTTCGCCTTCGGCATTCTCCTGCAACGGACGGTAACGCACCTCCACCGGATAACTGCGGCCACTGACCAGCATGATCGGCGCACCGCTGAAATGTTTAGCGAAGCGCTCTGCATCCAGCGTAGCCGAAGTAATAATGAGCTTGAGATCTGGGCGGCGTGGCAATAGCTGCTTGAAGTAACCCAACAGAAAATCGATATTCAGGCTGCGCTCATGCGCCTCATCGATAATGATGGTGTCGTATTTTTTTAGCAGCCGATCGCTCTGGATTTCCGCCAGCAAAATGCCATCGGTCATCAGCTTGATGCAGGTATCCGGCGATACCTTGTCATTAAAGCGAATCTTGTAGCCGACCAGGCCACCCAACTCTGTTTTCAGTTCAACCGCGATGCGCGTTGCCACAGAGCGCGCCGCGACACGGCGTGGCTGAGTGTGGGCAATGACGCCTTGCACACCCCGGCCCAGACTCAAACAGATTTTAGGTAACTGGGTAGTTTTACCAGAACCAGTCTCACCACACACGATGATCACCTGATTGGTAACGATGGCTTGCGCTAATTCTTCGCGCCGCAATACTACCGGCAGGTCAAGCGGAAATTCGATTGGAGCAAGCAATTCAATACGTGCTGCGCGACGAGCTTGAAGAGATCCAGCGTGAATGGGGTGAGGTGGGCGGTCAGTCATTGCGCACGATTGTACCTGAAACCGGTAGGTGAAGAAAAACAGGGAGACCAAGACGCAGTATGGTTGGAGGATGGTTTATTAGACTAGTTCCGGTCTGGTTGCATGTGCCTTCCGATGTATTGGCACGCCGGTAATGCATGTGTTCATCCCCCTGTGATGTTGGGCTTCATTTCATTCGGTCCAACCTACTGAGCTTTCCGTTTGAGGCGGTCAAGGTTGAGTTTTTGCTAGAGGCAGAGTAGCGCTTCGGCAAGATACGCCGAACTCTTCAATCGAGAGGACGTAACCCGGCTTGCCGGGGCACGTCCTTTCATGCTATCCACTGCACTAGTCGCCCATCAAGGCCGGGTTCTCGCGGCGTCTGGCAAAAAATGAGTATTTGTATCAGCCGCCAAGCCAAGCGTGAGCGTAGCATCTGGCAGCGGCGGATTGTGGGTTAAGAAAATTGTTGATGGAGTAGTTGATGATGAGCGGTGAGATGTTGGGCTTCATTTCATTCAGCCCAACCGGGCTACACTAGCTGTTTTAGTTCCGGCAATATGGCATTCGGAGTATAAATTTTGGTAATTAACATAACTTAATCAAAAATAAGGAATTTGCTTATTTTTATAATTTTAGTATTACTTTATTATGTCTCACAAGCTGCTAGATGTGAATGCTGCAGTGTTTTGCACGCAGCTTATTGCGCACTTGGTCTAGTAGTTTTGGAGGATATGCAGTGGTGCTTTTATCCGGCGAATTAGGGTGTGCCATAATTTCTATATTAAATAAATACAAGGCACTACATGATGTAGTTTTGAATTATACACCTCGAAGGTGCATTTGATGGCATTTTTTAGGGTGTCTACTATTCGTTATGCCCCGTTTATCAACCCGCAGTGAACAAGGAGAGCCACGATGCTTCATTTCCGTATACATGCCATAGCCATCCTCGCAACCGCCACCTTTGCCGTGTCTGCATATGCAGCGCCATCATGGGTTGAGTCTTCGAGTAAGTCTTGTGCTGACTCGTGTCAGAGCAAAGACCTATTCGCGGTAAAGAGCGGTACGTATCAAAACAGCAGCAGTTTTTTCGTATGCGCCACAAGTAAGAACGGTGAAGGCTTCCGCCCAGGGTTCAATTTGGTTCCCACTTGGGCCACATCTTGCACAGTCGGGCATGGAGGGAAAGAACACCTTGAGAGCAGTTACTACTGCCTGTGTAATGACAAAAACGTTCCTCCGCCCGGCAAGTAATTGCCACACATTCGTAGCGTAGGCATGACCCGGCAGTCAACCGGACCTGTCGCGGCGAGCCGCGTCAGTCCGGTTACTTTTACGTTAGGCCGCAAGCGCCGTGATGATGTTTGCTCCTTGCAACGGTCTTCAAAACCTCGAACGCTTGGTGCTCCGGCATAAGCCGCGAGCATTTGCGCAGGCCGCTGGCAAACGCTTTCGCTCCCTTCACCGTCATCTCAGCGCAATGGCGCACTGCGGGCCGCAGTCGGAACGGTTCTCTGTCCTGCAATCGCCGCGCCTTGTCGGGGCGCAACGGTTCTTGCGTTTCCGCTCTTCGAGCAACGGCAGCTCACGGCGCTCACGCCATTCTCTTCGCAACACCACCGTAGTGTCTGTCCTTCAACCTGCCCGCCGCGCTCGCCTCTCCGGGAGGCGCCACAGTCAGCCGTTTTCTCAGTTTCAAAGGTTTTGATTGTCACTGCCGTTGGTTTGCATCTGCCTTGCTTCGTCATGCATGCTGCATTGGCAGCTTTTGGGCTTTGCGGTATTCTCGCCTATCCATGCCTATGCAAACACCATCGCCTAACCCGGCGCTCAACCTCGCTCCTTTCAGTCGCTGGACGCTGCGCGATAAAGCCGCGCAGCGCCGGTTAGCTCTACGTTGGGCTTCTTGTTGAGCTTCGATTTAAGTTGTGGCTACAGATACAAGGTTGGGCTGAATAAAATGAAGCCCAACATTTCACCGTTCACCATAACCATCTACTCCATCACCCATTTTCCCACTCCAATTCGATACTGCCATCCCCCGTTCAATGTAGCCATGCAATGTTGAATGTGGCCAATCAACAGGGTGCGTGAACCAGCCATGTTTTACGGGATTGTAATGAATGTAATCGACGTGCCGCGCACGATCAATCTCATCCCGAATTTGATGTTCCCAATACCGCCGCTGCCAGATGCCTCGCTCACGCTTGGCTTGGCGGCTGGCACGAATGTGTTCGATTTTTGCCAGCCGCCGCGAGAATCCGGCCTTGATGAGCGACCAACGCAGTGGATAGTCGGCATCGCCGGGTGGCAAGCGCCATATCGCATGCATATGTTCTGGCAGCACTACCATCGCCAGAATAGCAAACGGATGTGCGTCTTTCACCTTTTCATGACTGCGCGCAAATCATCGATATGCCGCACCAATACATCGGAGCGCTGTTCAGCCAGATTAACAGTGAAGAAGCATCTGCCTCCCG
This genomic interval from Candidatus Nitrotoga sp. AM1P contains the following:
- a CDS encoding type III pantothenate kinase — translated: MKMLLIDAGNSRIKWAMVEGGMGLQQNVLENTHATALSMAFLELPPPDRILVSNVAGEKMAQLLSAVCAAWPCPIEFIVAQVRQCGVRNLYEHPAQLGSDRWAALIAAWHQERASCLVVNCGTATTVDALSAEGEFLGGLILPGVDMMQSSLAAGAAQLVQAEGVWREFPRNTADAIFSGSMQATIGAIRLQFEALTIRGDVRCLLSGGAAAKVQLHLKLPSVRVDNLVLRGLQIIAQENLS
- a CDS encoding biotin--[acetyl-CoA-carboxylase] ligase → MKAVSMGAPHPCTTMKPLTFALLRQLVDGKFHSGEMLAQRLDISRASVSNALHGVADYGLALYSVPGRGYCLSNPPQWLDAALIARHLGEQAGQFQIEIFDSLPSSNTLLLQRAAQGAPSGNVLAVELQSGGRGRLGRSWHSGLGNALTFSLLWRFELDLSALSGLSLAVGVALIRALHALGMTSARLKWPNDVLGSNEGKLAGILLEAQGDMLGPSAVVIGIGLNLSMPEQLLPQIDQPVSSLQGMVAGIPGINVPERNYLFAVILRELQAVLYEFASNSFAALRAEWESHHALHNQTVRLLLPDGRTEMGIARGVTENGALILETVGGMQVFNAGEIGLRAS
- a CDS encoding patatin-like phospholipase family protein yields the protein MSAPDKLGLILTGGGARVAYQVGVLKAIAEFLPRHAHNPFPIICGTSSGSLNAVTLAVNALSFRKSVKYLLNIWKNSHVDHVYRTDPISVLKNSSRWFAGLILSSMGINKLNHVSLLDNAPMVTMLEATLPYEKIQENIDAGHLDALSITASGYGSGCSVTFYQGVEDILPWNRAHRLGIPTKIEPKHLLASSAIPFIFPAVLINREYFGDGSMRQIAPISSALHLGATRVLVIGLGHSEEEQPDRSNQCDYPSLAQIGGHVMDSIFLDSLEVDLERVQRINHSIGMLSEDVQQQINWRHVDVLVIKPSQAIEQIAQRYAMHLPWTIRFLLRGIGAMRRSGANLMSYLLFEKNFCRAMIELGYQDALKQKQEILAFINKHEKTAESLPQ
- a CDS encoding NADP-dependent malic enzyme yields the protein MVTDNTLDETLRAAALQYHRLPKPGKISVVPSKPLLTQRDLALAYSPGVAAACEAIVADVNEAHNLTARGNLVAVITNGTAVLGLGAIGPLAAKPVMEGKGMLFKKFAGIDVFDLEINERDPDKLVDIIVALEPTFGGINLEDIKAPECFYIERRLRERMKIPVFHDDQHGTAIIVGAALLNGLKVVGKQIDQIKLVASGAGAAALACLDMLVSLGVRRENIIVTDIKGVVFRGRIEEMDEHKTRYAVDIAARTLAEVISDADVFLGLSAGGVLKPEMVEQMAPNPLVFALANPTPEIWPELAKAVRPDAILATGRSDYPNQVNNALCFPYIFRGALDVGATTINEEMKHAAVFAIAELAQAEQSAAVASVYGEESLTFGAEYLIPKPFDPRLIIKIAAAVAQAAMNSGVAQRPLVDMAAYREHLSLFVYQSGLLMKPVFDLAKKNPKRLVYAEGEDERVLHAVQMVLDEGLAKPILIGRPSVVEQRIQKLGLRICAGEHFELVNPENDPRFRAYWTEYHRLMQRTGVSPDDAKREIRRHNTLIGTMLIHMGDADAMLCGTLSQSRNHLCHVSNVIGLRPGVSVFAAMNILLLPNHTLFICDTQINLDPSAEQVAEMTLLAADEVRSFGIVPKVALLSHSSFGSFDDVSAHKMSRARELLEQMAPELEVEGEMHGEAAISEKLRMQIFPNSRLKGVANLLIMPNLDAANISFGLLKMLAGDGITIGPILLGAARSIHILTPNATVRSIVNMSALAVTGVETHCKEVICRTN
- the hrpA gene encoding ATP-dependent RNA helicase HrpA, encoding MTDRPPHPIHAGSLQARRAARIELLAPIEFPLDLPVVLRREELAQAIVTNQVIIVCGETGSGKTTQLPKICLSLGRGVQGVIAHTQPRRVAARSVATRIAVELKTELGGLVGYKIRFNDKVSPDTCIKLMTDGILLAEIQSDRLLKKYDTIIIDEAHERSLNIDFLLGYFKQLLPRRPDLKLIITSATLDAERFAKHFSGAPIMLVSGRSYPVEVRYRPLQENAEGEMQDIPQAVCVALDELAVDGLRGDILVFLPGEREIRDTAEALRKHHPIGVEILPLFSRLSAAEQDRVFKTSGTRRVVLATNVAETSLTVPNIGYVIDGGLARINRYSIRQKVEQLRVEKIARAAANQRAGRCGRVMSGICVRLYDEPDFLARTEYSDAEIFRVSLATVILRMSALGLGEVEQFPFIEPPGSRSIADGYQLLAQLNAINEERQLTPLGCELAKLPLDPKIARLLLAGRQYHCLQEILIIASALSLQDPRDRPSEWRKAADDAHQRFNDERSDFLTYVNLWAWFQEAVKHKKSKRLWANECREKFLSPLRLREWHELYQLLHAQVAEMGMRLNEIPASYEEIHKALLTGLLGNIGCKSVDREAHYQGAREIKFFIVPNSVLAKKSPKWVVAAELTETTKLYARCVARIEPEWLEEVGAHLIKRHYFDPHWEKKAAQVVAFERSTLYGLIINPKKRVHYGPMNVAESRAVFIRQALVAGEFHTLAPFFSHNQQLIRDIEALEHKARRPDVLVDDELIFAFYDSIIPPHIYNGAAFETWRKEAERASPRLLYLQRDDLMRHEAAGITTDQFPPQLVMNNINYALAYHFVPGKSDDGVNLTVPRALINQVSAPRCEYLVPGLLTEKVTQLIKTLPQKLRRHMVPVPEFAALFCREVPPSDTPLLQALARYIREQKQLEVLLDAFRLEQLPAHLLMNFYVVDEHGRQLGVSRNFIQLRAELAPKLAPSAAKGAAAEQKRVRFTDWSMGDFKETSEIQRAGQVVTLFNALVDEDDAVSLRTFDTRDEALSAHRAGLRRLFMLALKDQVKFLEKNLGLQAMAMQFLSFGSIQDLRRQILAVTFDRCCMNEPWPTNETEFTARCKEAKSRLTLVAQEITRLIGTILTEYQLVHKKIQAAKSNGQTVQDMRAQYEWLLQKEFIARIPYERLQHLPRYLKAINVRLEKLRVDAARDARQYTQMQSLQQTWQRKVIAQQGSIDLRIEEFGWLLQELRVSLFAQELKTPVIVSVKRLEKLWEQM
- a CDS encoding REP-associated tyrosine transposase; amino-acid sequence: MKDAHPFAILAMVVLPEHMHAIWRLPPGDADYPLRWSLIKAGFSRRLAKIEHIRASRQAKRERGIWQRRYWEHQIRDEIDRARHVDYIHYNPVKHGWFTHPVDWPHSTLHGYIERGMAVSNWSGKMGDGVDGYGER